A genomic segment from Polyangium mundeleinium encodes:
- a CDS encoding FHA domain-containing protein: protein MVPGFGKQTLTIGSAPTCDVVIADPSVAPEHARLVHQGGGRLVFIGGGAAPSFANNRQLAPGEEVPFDFRTQFVVGRAPVPLSHPAIILSIMTTGSTPAPAGQLVIGRDPARASLVLQHPSVSSQHATVMLDRMLVVDNGSTSGTYVGTTKIQAAQPTPIDPSGVVAFGPVPVPVELLARLAQASRGGVAPVPSGAYAQQPSAPMPQTNVSMPQQGYPPAQAQGYPPAQPQGYPPVSGAAPAAGAPGKKNKTVLGQLDFAGPSGGGQKSIGRTPDNDIVIQQPQVSSRHALVHQISGQLFVEDRGSANGTYVRGQRIPPGQKIGIQSGEKFFIGPMPLQIELGSSGAVQVVQEEYSADRWAGKPLYEIEAWSLVLEVPDRDNPSEMKRLLDDVSFKALPGDMIALMGPSGAGKTTLLLTLNGYLPPTSGVVRINGEDLYNIYDNLRGSIGYVPQDDLVHPELTVFEAVKYSAKFRLPPDYSEEEIDARVEQTIKDLGLEGVKNLQIGKPEKKILSGGQRKRVNIALELVTDPVILFLDEPTSGLAADDTTALITLLHDLTKATGKTIIMTIHQPAKDEYEKFTHTLTMGYGGVPIFFGPTQGESYRFFGTWKERAGQRNDIDNPRDMFEMIASREKALYDAMRARDPNVPRGTARKNAALEWRREYFSDQNPTYRKMYTGRREIGAGQGQRAIPERRATTKGQLGLLLSRYFKTKMRDTAGTAIMLAQAPIIGVLLAIVFGWQEKAVPAWCLGALQELGKKFGGNTSTDNILKSMTATADNTGAIFFLVVAAVWFGTSNSAREIVAERAIYMRERMVTLGLLNYVLSKYILLAFFCIVQCTILLAIVFFTLGFHGGPAAFLMQLASLVATSLAAVALGLLLSTVVTSSEAAMALTPLALIPQVVLGGLMVPMTTVPHLKPLMMIMPARWGFEGSIVHERIALKEDPSWVIDLGRTESAPADFIEAGKFKCSIAQMASDNLAGGWGFTNYENTWLPFAVLGGFTISLVVVLCIILKRRDPV from the coding sequence ATGGTCCCCGGCTTCGGCAAGCAGACCCTCACGATCGGCAGCGCTCCCACGTGCGACGTCGTCATCGCGGATCCCAGCGTCGCGCCCGAACACGCGCGCCTCGTCCATCAGGGCGGCGGCAGGCTCGTGTTCATCGGCGGCGGCGCGGCGCCCTCGTTCGCGAACAACCGTCAGCTCGCCCCGGGTGAAGAAGTCCCCTTCGACTTCCGCACCCAGTTCGTCGTCGGCCGCGCGCCCGTCCCGCTCAGCCACCCCGCGATCATCCTGTCGATCATGACCACGGGCAGCACGCCTGCGCCTGCGGGGCAGCTCGTGATCGGCCGGGATCCGGCGCGCGCCTCGCTCGTCCTTCAACACCCGAGCGTGTCGAGCCAGCACGCGACCGTGATGCTCGATCGCATGCTCGTCGTCGACAACGGCTCGACGAGCGGCACGTACGTCGGCACCACGAAGATCCAGGCTGCGCAGCCCACGCCGATCGATCCGAGCGGCGTCGTCGCGTTTGGCCCCGTGCCTGTTCCCGTCGAGCTCCTCGCGCGCCTCGCGCAGGCCTCGCGTGGCGGCGTCGCGCCCGTGCCGAGCGGCGCGTATGCGCAGCAGCCTTCGGCGCCCATGCCACAGACGAACGTCTCGATGCCGCAGCAGGGCTATCCGCCTGCACAAGCGCAGGGCTACCCGCCCGCGCAGCCGCAAGGATATCCGCCCGTCTCGGGTGCTGCGCCGGCCGCGGGCGCGCCGGGCAAGAAGAACAAGACCGTCCTTGGCCAGCTCGATTTCGCGGGGCCGAGCGGCGGCGGGCAGAAGAGCATCGGCCGCACGCCCGACAACGACATCGTCATTCAGCAGCCGCAGGTCTCGAGCCGCCACGCGCTCGTGCACCAGATCAGCGGGCAGCTCTTCGTCGAGGATCGCGGCAGCGCGAACGGCACGTACGTCCGCGGCCAGCGCATCCCGCCGGGCCAGAAGATCGGCATCCAGAGCGGCGAGAAGTTCTTCATCGGCCCGATGCCGCTCCAGATCGAGCTCGGCTCTTCGGGCGCGGTCCAGGTCGTCCAGGAGGAGTACTCGGCCGATCGCTGGGCGGGCAAACCTCTCTACGAGATCGAGGCGTGGAGCCTTGTCCTCGAGGTCCCCGATCGCGACAACCCGAGCGAGATGAAGCGCCTGCTCGACGACGTCTCGTTCAAGGCGCTCCCGGGCGACATGATCGCGCTCATGGGCCCTTCGGGCGCGGGCAAGACGACGCTCTTGCTCACGTTGAACGGCTACCTCCCGCCGACCTCCGGCGTCGTCCGCATCAACGGCGAGGACCTCTACAACATCTACGACAACCTGCGCGGCTCGATCGGCTACGTCCCGCAGGACGACCTCGTGCATCCCGAGCTCACGGTCTTCGAGGCCGTGAAGTACAGCGCGAAGTTCCGCCTCCCGCCCGACTACTCCGAGGAGGAGATCGACGCGCGCGTCGAGCAGACGATCAAGGACCTCGGCCTCGAGGGCGTGAAGAACCTCCAGATCGGCAAGCCCGAGAAGAAGATCCTCTCCGGTGGTCAGCGCAAGCGCGTCAACATCGCGCTCGAGCTCGTCACCGACCCCGTCATCCTCTTCCTCGACGAGCCCACCTCCGGCCTCGCCGCCGACGACACCACCGCGCTGATCACGCTCTTGCACGACCTCACGAAGGCGACCGGCAAGACGATCATCATGACGATCCATCAGCCGGCGAAGGACGAGTACGAGAAGTTCACGCACACGCTGACCATGGGCTACGGCGGCGTGCCGATCTTCTTCGGCCCCACGCAAGGCGAGTCGTACCGCTTCTTCGGCACGTGGAAGGAGCGCGCCGGCCAGCGCAACGACATCGACAACCCGCGCGACATGTTCGAGATGATCGCCTCGCGCGAGAAGGCCCTCTACGACGCGATGCGCGCGCGCGATCCGAACGTGCCGCGCGGGACCGCGAGGAAAAACGCCGCGCTCGAGTGGCGCCGCGAGTACTTCAGCGATCAGAACCCCACCTACCGGAAGATGTACACGGGCCGGCGCGAGATAGGCGCCGGCCAGGGACAGCGCGCGATCCCCGAGCGACGCGCCACCACGAAGGGCCAGCTCGGCCTCCTGCTCTCGCGTTACTTCAAGACGAAGATGCGAGACACCGCCGGCACGGCCATCATGCTCGCGCAGGCGCCGATCATCGGCGTCCTGCTCGCGATCGTGTTCGGCTGGCAGGAGAAGGCCGTCCCTGCGTGGTGCCTCGGCGCGCTCCAGGAGCTCGGCAAGAAGTTCGGCGGCAACACGAGCACCGACAACATCTTGAAGAGCATGACGGCCACCGCCGACAACACCGGCGCCATCTTCTTCCTCGTCGTCGCCGCCGTCTGGTTCGGCACCTCCAACTCGGCGCGCGAGATCGTGGCCGAGCGGGCCATCTACATGCGCGAGCGCATGGTCACCCTGGGCCTGCTCAACTACGTCCTCTCGAAGTACATCCTGCTCGCGTTCTTCTGCATCGTGCAGTGCACGATCCTTCTCGCGATCGTGTTCTTCACGCTCGGCTTCCATGGCGGCCCCGCTGCGTTCTTGATGCAGCTCGCCTCGCTCGTGGCCACCTCGCTCGCGGCCGTCGCGCTCGGGCTCCTCCTCTCGACCGTCGTCACCTCCTCCGAGGCGGCCATGGCCTTGACGCCCCTCGCGCTCATCCCTCAGGTAGTCCTCGGGGGGCTCATGGTCCCGATGACGACGGTCCCCCACCTGAAGCCCCTCATGATGATCATGCCCGCCCGCTGGGGCTTCGAGGGCTCCATCGTCCATGAGCGCATCGCGCTCAAGGAGGATCCCTCGTGGGTCATCGATCTCGGCCGCACCGAGAGCGCGCCTGCCGACTTCATCGAGGCTGGCAAGTTCAAGTGCTCGATCGCGCAGATGGCCTCCGACAACCTCGCGGGCGGCTGGGGCTTCACGAACTACGAGAACACGTGGCTGCCCTTCGCGGTGCTCGGGGGCTTCACGATCTCCCTCGTCGTCGTCCTTTGCATCATCTTGAAGCGCCGCGATCCGGTATGA
- a CDS encoding PP2C family protein-serine/threonine phosphatase, protein MSDPQALGTRVRIEFAQASDPGRDPNKQVNEDSCGYAETRFGHLVVLCDGMGGHYGGREASRTAIATIFEVIDQAPPGATAAAALKAAIEEAGRRVYQLGGPPENRGRPGSTVVAMLIGDRGLDVAHVGDSRAYCIRAGQIYPLTRDHSMVQGMIDAGMLTEAEAIGHPDANKITRALGMRPEVEVEVRPEPMEMFPGDILLQSSDGLTDLVLGVDILGAVRQALASGALPHACNQLVNLANDRGGHDNITVQMVRIVEHAPRASHTIPQAPANAPEPTSPRPAPPQETRPMTAVDTAKTATGTKLGLPPPVPVPTLLSPAASSAAPTAPDQSGLPMPPPSPSSPGFAPVQPTAVDRPVAPSPTMPEQPRLAPFAAQLPLPPPSARYAPPQATQVSGQGPSKTHPPEAPSPVPSVPISVATRGRPSQAGIVYVIIGMSAVIAVLLLLLIWALFLR, encoded by the coding sequence ATGAGCGACCCTCAGGCCCTCGGCACCCGCGTCCGGATCGAGTTCGCCCAGGCCAGCGATCCTGGCCGCGATCCGAACAAGCAGGTCAACGAGGACTCGTGCGGGTACGCCGAGACGCGCTTCGGCCACCTCGTCGTCCTCTGCGACGGCATGGGCGGGCATTACGGAGGCCGGGAGGCGAGCCGCACCGCGATCGCCACGATCTTCGAGGTCATCGATCAAGCCCCGCCCGGCGCCACGGCCGCGGCCGCACTCAAGGCCGCGATCGAGGAGGCCGGGCGTCGCGTGTACCAGCTCGGCGGGCCGCCCGAGAACCGCGGGCGGCCCGGCTCGACGGTCGTCGCCATGCTCATCGGTGATCGTGGCCTCGACGTCGCGCACGTCGGCGACAGCCGCGCCTACTGCATCCGCGCGGGCCAGATCTACCCACTCACGCGAGACCACTCGATGGTGCAGGGCATGATCGACGCCGGCATGCTCACGGAGGCCGAGGCCATCGGGCATCCCGACGCGAACAAGATCACGCGCGCCCTCGGCATGCGCCCCGAAGTCGAGGTCGAGGTTCGCCCCGAGCCGATGGAGATGTTCCCGGGCGACATCCTGCTCCAGTCGAGCGACGGCCTCACCGACCTCGTCCTCGGCGTCGACATCCTCGGCGCCGTGCGCCAGGCCCTCGCCTCGGGCGCGCTCCCGCACGCTTGCAACCAGCTCGTCAACCTCGCGAACGATCGCGGCGGCCACGACAACATCACCGTGCAGATGGTACGCATCGTCGAGCACGCGCCGCGCGCGTCGCACACCATCCCGCAGGCGCCCGCGAACGCGCCGGAGCCTACGAGCCCGCGGCCCGCGCCCCCGCAGGAGACGCGACCGATGACCGCGGTCGACACGGCGAAGACCGCGACGGGGACGAAGCTCGGCCTGCCCCCGCCCGTGCCGGTCCCCACCTTGCTCTCGCCTGCCGCCTCCTCCGCGGCGCCGACCGCGCCAGATCAGAGCGGCCTGCCCATGCCTCCGCCTTCGCCCTCGTCGCCGGGTTTTGCCCCGGTGCAGCCGACGGCCGTGGATCGCCCCGTCGCGCCCTCGCCCACGATGCCCGAGCAGCCGCGCCTCGCGCCGTTCGCGGCCCAGCTCCCCTTGCCGCCGCCCTCGGCGCGTTATGCGCCTCCCCAGGCCACCCAGGTCTCGGGCCAGGGCCCCTCGAAGACGCACCCGCCGGAGGCCCCTTCGCCCGTCCCGTCAGTGCCGATTTCCGTGGCGACCCGCGGGCGTCCTTCCCAGGCGGGCATCGTGTACGTGATCATCGGCATGTCGGCCGTGATCGCGGTGCTGCTCCTCCTGCTCATCTGGGCGCTTTTCCTGCGCTGA
- a CDS encoding TonB family protein: MNLLPCQKSALALVLAGFVAGTFSTPALAQPAPPGDAPSPSAPAAPTGAAMPRPLNYQPPVYPPEAEKAGLEATVTLQLDIDKTGKVKNVVVIEPAGHGFDESAVEAAKKLEFEPARKADGTPAAARILYRYSFALKKAEPPPDAGSGDKPSAAQASEALRGVVLASGGDVPLAGATVLLSGPSGQNEATVDGDGNFRFDALGPGKYRVIITAPGYDALDVTEEIAAGESIEVKYRLVATSDGLEVVVRGARAPREVTKRTLEQREMLRIPGTNGDALRALQNLPGVARPPAIAGILLVRGSAPQDTQTFLDGTQIPLIYHFGGLSSVVPTEMIERIDFFPGNFSAQYGRVMGGIVDVAVRAPKNDGKYHGMAQADLVDARFIAEGPVPGTKNKVRFIAGARRSYLDATLGLALDAAGAGITQLPVYWDYQLGLEANPTPSSSVRLTFFGADDSIALIADQPPPGEPAISGNAGFHTGFHRIQLRYDNDIDDKNRFSAVAAVGIDQLDFGVGPFFFNLTNYSISGRAEYTRRISKGLTLNTGLDVFTNYADAKYRGPAPPRAGEPSGGPFSTRPLIESEFSGWIVSPAGYVELEIAPTGRAKLVPGVRVDGYNRVDGIDISPRVNGRIDLTSKFPRSTLKGGVGAYTQPPQPQETIPPFGTPGLRSNRAIHYAIGAEQEFSRNIELSVEGFYKQLDRLISQQPAAVGGSTERGNLGKGRIFGAEFLLKYKADANFFGWSPTPSRAASARRSPAPTSSLSPSTRRTSSRRSAVIASAAAGSSARGSASSLATSRRRTSATSSKKAASQIARTPFTTPPSAPTWRSRTAARSASDSPCSTSSTFASIGGSASRAGSSRSTSTSRTSTTARTSRGSITTSTTPRGNT, translated from the coding sequence GTGAACCTGCTTCCTTGCCAGAAGAGCGCCCTCGCCCTCGTCCTCGCGGGGTTCGTCGCCGGGACCTTCTCCACCCCTGCCCTCGCGCAGCCTGCCCCGCCCGGCGACGCGCCTTCCCCGAGCGCGCCCGCCGCGCCCACGGGGGCCGCGATGCCCCGGCCGCTCAACTACCAGCCGCCGGTGTATCCGCCCGAGGCCGAGAAGGCCGGGCTCGAAGCCACCGTCACCCTCCAGCTCGACATCGACAAGACCGGCAAGGTCAAGAACGTCGTCGTCATCGAGCCCGCGGGGCACGGCTTCGACGAGTCGGCCGTCGAGGCCGCGAAGAAGCTTGAGTTCGAGCCTGCGCGCAAGGCCGACGGCACGCCTGCGGCCGCGCGCATCCTCTACCGCTACTCGTTCGCGCTGAAGAAGGCTGAGCCTCCGCCCGACGCCGGCTCCGGAGACAAACCCTCCGCCGCGCAGGCCAGCGAAGCGCTCCGCGGCGTCGTGCTCGCGAGCGGCGGCGACGTCCCGCTGGCTGGCGCCACGGTCCTGCTCAGCGGCCCTTCCGGGCAGAACGAAGCCACGGTCGACGGCGACGGCAACTTCCGCTTCGACGCGCTCGGGCCGGGCAAGTACCGCGTGATCATCACGGCGCCTGGCTACGACGCGCTCGACGTCACCGAGGAGATCGCCGCGGGCGAGTCCATCGAGGTCAAGTACCGCCTCGTCGCCACGAGCGACGGCCTCGAAGTCGTCGTGCGTGGCGCGCGCGCGCCGCGTGAGGTCACGAAGCGGACGCTCGAACAACGCGAGATGCTCCGCATCCCGGGCACGAACGGCGACGCCCTCCGCGCGCTGCAAAACCTGCCCGGCGTCGCGCGCCCGCCTGCCATCGCGGGCATCCTGCTCGTGCGTGGCTCGGCCCCGCAGGATACGCAGACGTTCCTCGACGGCACCCAGATCCCGCTCATCTACCACTTCGGTGGTTTGTCCTCGGTCGTCCCGACCGAGATGATCGAGCGCATCGACTTCTTCCCGGGCAACTTCAGCGCCCAGTATGGCCGCGTCATGGGCGGCATCGTCGACGTCGCGGTCCGCGCGCCCAAGAACGACGGCAAGTACCACGGCATGGCGCAGGCCGACCTCGTCGACGCGCGTTTCATCGCCGAGGGCCCCGTGCCTGGCACGAAGAACAAGGTCCGCTTCATCGCGGGCGCGCGGCGCAGCTACCTCGACGCCACGCTCGGCCTCGCCCTCGACGCCGCGGGCGCGGGCATCACGCAGCTCCCCGTCTACTGGGACTATCAGCTCGGCCTCGAGGCGAACCCGACGCCGAGCTCGAGCGTGCGCCTCACCTTCTTCGGCGCGGACGACTCCATCGCGCTCATCGCCGACCAGCCTCCGCCCGGCGAGCCTGCGATCAGCGGCAACGCGGGGTTTCACACGGGCTTTCACCGCATCCAGCTCCGCTACGACAACGACATCGACGACAAGAACCGCTTCTCCGCGGTCGCTGCGGTCGGCATCGACCAGCTCGATTTCGGCGTCGGCCCCTTCTTCTTCAACCTCACGAACTACAGCATCAGCGGTCGAGCCGAGTACACGCGCCGCATCAGCAAGGGCCTCACGCTGAACACCGGCCTCGACGTGTTCACGAACTACGCCGACGCGAAGTACCGCGGCCCTGCGCCGCCGCGCGCGGGCGAGCCCTCGGGCGGCCCCTTCTCCACGCGCCCCCTCATCGAATCCGAGTTCAGCGGCTGGATTGTCAGCCCGGCCGGCTACGTCGAGCTCGAGATCGCGCCGACGGGACGGGCCAAGCTCGTCCCGGGTGTTCGCGTCGACGGCTACAACCGCGTGGACGGCATCGACATCTCTCCGCGCGTCAATGGGCGCATCGACCTCACCTCCAAGTTCCCGCGCTCGACGCTCAAGGGCGGCGTGGGCGCGTACACCCAACCGCCGCAGCCGCAGGAGACGATCCCTCCGTTCGGCACGCCCGGGCTCCGTTCGAACCGCGCCATTCATTATGCGATCGGCGCAGAGCAGGAATTTTCGCGCAACATCGAGCTCAGCGTCGAAGGCTTTTACAAGCAGCTCGATCGCCTCATCTCCCAGCAGCCCGCGGCCGTCGGGGGCAGCACCGAGCGCGGGAACCTCGGCAAGGGCCGTATTTTCGGCGCCGAGTTCCTGCTCAAGTACAAGGCCGACGCGAACTTCTTCGGCTGGTCGCCTACACCCTCTCGCGCAGCCTCCGCACGCCGCTCCCCGGCGCCGACGAGCAGCCTATCTCCTTCGACCAGACGCACATCCTCACGGCGCTCGGCAGTTATCGCCTCGGCGGCGGCTGGGAGTTCGGCGCGCGGTTCCGCCTCGTCTCTGGCAACCTCACGACGCCGAACGTCTGCAACTTCGAGCAAGAAGGCTGCATCCCAAATCGCGCGAACTCCATTTACAACGCCGCCGTCGGCACCTACGTGGCGATCCCGTACAGCGGCCCGTTCAGCGAGCGATTCCCCATGTTCCACCAGCTCGACATTCGCCTCGATCGGCGGTTCCGCTTCAAGAGCTGGCAGCTCTCGCTCTACCTCGACGTCCAGAACGTCTACAACAGCCAGAACGTCGAGGGGATCGATTACAACTTCAACTACACCGCGCGGCAATACGTGA
- a CDS encoding FHA domain-containing protein, producing MNPLPHGAARAVARSARKAPLFALPALAALAAILFATAPSFAAPEAKILRIDPRTSTVDGSPVLTTVIDLVQNKRMSDATRPCAALNGDAFYDCVANAVEQPNALYSSFDFPEKNAVLTVVVDGSDTVARFESKARWGESTSQPGVGTAWLILIDAASSMGTRFDEAKSVATAFVNAMGPNDIVDVMFFNDKSVVEDSKWVNNKQTALQTISSVKNTFPTQGRTRPLFNIIKTAATDGFKELGNVGTNVVVPMHQAMVVLSNGAAGADPSSNSAASNLLKDYLTKGRFPENNEVLPKTPVPVISVWFPSKLVEEFAANSREFMEGLSNPEIGGYYSILRDRQESRAVNIVNAVRSRFNKMHIVKWRVSCVALSLTQTFRLAFLNTDPLIAGDATFQNVPVGIDPSQWPLDIDREATERAAQKDPVHPGGTVKVFGNFCWGGNTQRAELYMVPKNQPAPASLQGGSIDDAKKAQRTLIEQGMRGKATTAGESMVEFELPNTDKFLAGKGDQMTARLVVYDNQAKRTSAITADKIITVKAKEAPLPYLLIGAITFGGVVLVLLAVSIFRSGGNKRRTGPAPTTAPRPGGGSPPMGGGYAPAVPMGGGMPGMGGPDFGGGYGPPPMGGGPVGGAANRAVLSGSLGIFTFNPGTEMRVGRDAATCQIVVNEPRVSGSHAVVKFENGQLFVRDENSNNGTSINGNRIPPLVWTPVSPGAMLRFGPIEFNVRFE from the coding sequence ATGAACCCGTTGCCCCACGGAGCCGCCCGCGCCGTCGCTCGATCGGCGCGCAAAGCTCCCCTGTTCGCGCTCCCCGCGCTCGCGGCGCTCGCGGCGATCCTCTTCGCCACCGCGCCCTCCTTCGCCGCTCCGGAGGCCAAGATCCTCCGCATCGATCCGCGCACGAGCACGGTCGACGGCTCGCCCGTGCTCACGACCGTGATCGACCTCGTCCAGAACAAGCGCATGTCGGACGCGACGCGGCCCTGCGCGGCGCTGAACGGCGACGCGTTCTACGACTGCGTGGCGAACGCGGTCGAGCAGCCGAACGCGCTCTACTCGTCGTTCGACTTCCCGGAGAAGAACGCGGTGCTCACCGTCGTCGTCGACGGCTCCGACACCGTGGCCCGGTTCGAGTCGAAGGCGCGCTGGGGTGAGAGCACGAGCCAGCCCGGCGTGGGCACCGCATGGCTCATCCTCATCGACGCCGCGTCCTCGATGGGCACGCGCTTCGACGAAGCGAAGTCCGTCGCCACCGCGTTCGTCAACGCGATGGGCCCGAACGACATCGTCGACGTGATGTTCTTCAACGACAAGAGCGTCGTCGAAGACTCGAAGTGGGTGAACAACAAGCAGACGGCGCTCCAGACGATCTCGAGCGTCAAGAACACGTTCCCCACGCAGGGCCGCACGCGCCCGCTCTTCAACATCATCAAGACCGCGGCCACCGACGGCTTCAAGGAGCTCGGCAACGTCGGCACGAACGTCGTCGTGCCCATGCACCAAGCCATGGTCGTGCTCTCGAACGGCGCGGCTGGCGCTGATCCGAGCTCGAACTCCGCGGCCTCGAACCTGCTCAAGGACTACCTCACGAAGGGCCGCTTCCCGGAGAACAACGAAGTCCTCCCGAAGACGCCGGTGCCGGTCATCTCGGTCTGGTTCCCGAGCAAGCTCGTCGAGGAGTTCGCCGCGAACTCGCGCGAGTTCATGGAAGGGCTCTCGAACCCCGAGATCGGCGGCTACTACAGCATCCTGCGCGACAGGCAGGAATCGCGCGCGGTCAACATCGTCAACGCGGTGCGCTCGCGCTTCAACAAGATGCACATCGTCAAGTGGCGCGTCTCGTGTGTCGCGCTGAGCTTGACGCAGACCTTCCGCCTCGCGTTCCTCAACACCGATCCGTTGATCGCCGGCGACGCGACGTTCCAGAACGTGCCCGTCGGCATCGACCCCTCGCAGTGGCCGCTCGACATCGATCGTGAAGCCACCGAGCGCGCCGCGCAGAAGGATCCGGTTCACCCGGGCGGGACCGTGAAGGTCTTCGGCAACTTCTGCTGGGGCGGCAACACGCAGCGGGCCGAGCTCTACATGGTCCCGAAGAACCAGCCCGCGCCCGCCTCGCTCCAGGGCGGCAGCATCGACGACGCGAAGAAGGCGCAGCGCACGCTCATCGAGCAAGGCATGCGCGGCAAGGCCACGACGGCCGGCGAGAGCATGGTCGAGTTCGAACTTCCGAACACGGACAAGTTCCTCGCCGGCAAGGGCGATCAGATGACCGCGCGCCTCGTCGTCTACGACAACCAGGCCAAGCGCACGAGCGCCATCACCGCCGACAAGATCATCACGGTGAAGGCGAAAGAAGCGCCGCTGCCCTACCTGCTCATCGGCGCCATCACCTTCGGCGGCGTCGTCCTCGTCCTGCTCGCCGTCTCGATCTTCCGCAGCGGCGGCAACAAGCGCCGCACAGGCCCCGCGCCCACGACGGCCCCGCGTCCTGGCGGTGGCTCGCCTCCGATGGGCGGCGGCTACGCGCCCGCCGTGCCCATGGGCGGCGGCATGCCCGGCATGGGCGGCCCGGACTTCGGCGGCGGGTACGGTCCTCCTCCGATGGGTGGCGGCCCCGTGGGCGGCGCCGCGAACCGCGCGGTGCTCTCCGGCTCGCTCGGCATCTTCACGTTCAACCCCGGCACGGAGATGCGCGTCGGCCGCGACGCCGCGACGTGTCAGATCGTGGTGAACGAGCCGCGCGTCTCCGGCAGCCACGCCGTCGTCAAGTTCGAGAACGGCCAGCTCTTCGTGCGTGACGAGAACTCGAACAACGGCACGAGCATCAACGGCAACCGCATCCCGCCGCTCGTGTGGACGCCCGTCTCGCCCGGCGCGATGCTCCGCTTCGGGCCCATCGAGTTCAACGTCCGTTTCGAGTAG
- the rplS gene encoding 50S ribosomal protein L19 translates to MLTSNVLAKIETPQLREGLPEFRVGDTVRVHYRIVEGEKERIQVFQGVVLKQHRAGARSTFTVRKVSFNVGVERIFPTHSPRIDKIEVVSRGVVRRSRLFYLRSLAGKAARVRDAKDG, encoded by the coding sequence ATGCTCACCTCGAACGTACTTGCGAAGATCGAAACCCCGCAGCTCCGCGAGGGGCTCCCGGAGTTCCGGGTCGGCGACACCGTCCGGGTCCACTACCGCATCGTCGAGGGCGAGAAGGAGCGTATCCAGGTCTTCCAGGGCGTCGTTTTGAAGCAACATCGGGCTGGTGCGCGCAGCACGTTCACGGTCCGCAAGGTGAGCTTCAACGTGGGCGTGGAGCGTATCTTCCCGACGCACAGCCCCCGCATCGACAAGATCGAGGTGGTCTCGCGCGGCGTCGTTCGTCGCTCGCGCTTGTTCTACCTCCGCTCGCTGGCCGGCAAGGCCGCCCGCGTGCGCGACGCCAAGGACGGCTGA
- a CDS encoding FHA domain-containing protein — MNCPRCGAPATPADKFCAICASPLGPPGPGAFGPPPPPPAFGQPPGFGPPPGPPGFGPPPEPPGFGPPPPAPPGFGGGYGPPPSPTANPAAFGPPPPPAFGAPPGPGGFGPPPPPPAFGPPPAAPGVSGGFGPPPAPPGFGPPPEPPASPAGFGPPPAPPGFGPPPEPPSPPGGFGPPPAPPGFGPPPAPPGFGPPPPEPAGFGPPPAPGGFGPPPAPPGFGPPPAPPGFGPPPAPPGFGPPPPEPAAGGYPPPPGPRAFGAPPMPDKLEGYGPPPKPESSFEPPRGPGRGNAATAVPGTPPPMPGRQGAAPSPDGRRALAGFLVSYQEDPLGKFWPLWQGKNSVGRADTGQKVDVEIAHGTTSTHHATIDCEGGRFILSDLGSTNGTFHNEEAIGFKGRRELRDGDKIRFGGFSVITIIVTART, encoded by the coding sequence ATGAACTGCCCGCGTTGCGGCGCGCCTGCCACACCCGCCGACAAGTTCTGCGCGATCTGTGCCTCTCCGCTCGGACCTCCGGGGCCCGGCGCCTTTGGTCCTCCTCCGCCCCCTCCCGCCTTCGGGCAACCGCCGGGCTTCGGACCTCCGCCTGGGCCGCCGGGCTTCGGACCGCCTCCCGAGCCGCCGGGCTTCGGACCGCCCCCGCCGGCTCCACCCGGCTTCGGCGGCGGCTACGGGCCGCCCCCCTCGCCCACAGCAAACCCCGCTGCGTTCGGACCTCCGCCGCCTCCTGCGTTCGGCGCGCCCCCCGGGCCGGGTGGCTTCGGACCGCCTCCGCCGCCCCCCGCGTTCGGGCCGCCCCCGGCGGCGCCGGGGGTTTCCGGTGGATTCGGGCCCCCGCCTGCGCCGCCTGGATTCGGGCCCCCTCCCGAGCCACCTGCGTCGCCGGCCGGCTTTGGGCCGCCACCTGCGCCGCCAGGCTTCGGGCCGCCCCCCGAGCCGCCTTCCCCGCCGGGCGGTTTTGGTCCGCCGCCTGCGCCCCCAGGCTTCGGGCCGCCGCCTGCGCCCCCAGGCTTCGGGCCGCCTCCGCCGGAGCCCGCGGGTTTTGGTCCGCCTCCGGCCCCGGGTGGCTTCGGGCCGCCGCCTGCGCCCCCCGGCTTCGGGCCTCCGCCTGCGCCCCCAGGCTTCGGGCCTCCGCCTGCGCCCCCAGGCTTCGGGCCGCCTCCGCCGGAGCCCGCGGCCGGTGGGTATCCCCCGCCGCCTGGACCCCGGGCGTTCGGCGCGCCGCCGATGCCGGACAAACTCGAGGGGTACGGGCCTCCGCCGAAGCCCGAAAGTAGCTTCGAGCCGCCGCGGGGGCCTGGGCGCGGAAACGCCGCGACCGCGGTCCCGGGGACCCCTCCGCCGATGCCCGGTCGGCAAGGAGCCGCGCCGAGCCCCGACGGCCGCCGCGCGCTCGCAGGCTTCCTGGTGAGCTACCAGGAGGATCCGCTCGGTAAGTTCTGGCCGCTCTGGCAGGGCAAGAACTCGGTCGGCCGCGCGGACACGGGTCAAAAGGTCGACGTGGAGATCGCGCACGGCACGACGTCCACGCATCACGCGACGATCGACTGCGAAGGTGGGAGGTTCATCCTGAGTGATCTCGGCTCGACGAACGGCACCTTCCACAACGAGGAAGCCATCGGCTTCAAGGGCAGGCGCGAGCTGCGTGACGGCGACAAGATCCGTTTCGGCGGCTTCAGCGTCATCACCATCATCGTGACGGCTCGGACCTAG